One Acidimicrobiia bacterium genomic window carries:
- a CDS encoding cytochrome c3 family protein: protein MQTPTRTACNIQRVARLALLAFALLLWMGRPANAQEGPGNSDPFWSSDTCLACHQQSDLAVPLPSNETLSLAVFRGEYERSVHGQTGVQCRNCHLDISGYPHPEFTAGSLSDYSAQQSGTCEMCHRDHYTKVADELHTEAGRLLCSDCHDPHTTGSAQPVSAEVQVSCNECHSEGVTIPAEGIHSAPEIPEHGSTSGFTILLVVGGLLIGFVVLVWLAMVAWRSVRQRG, encoded by the coding sequence ATGCAAACCCCAACTCGAACCGCCTGCAACATCCAGCGCGTCGCCCGGCTGGCTCTGTTGGCGTTCGCTCTCTTGCTGTGGATGGGCCGGCCGGCAAACGCTCAGGAGGGACCCGGAAATAGCGATCCTTTCTGGAGCAGCGACACCTGTCTCGCCTGCCATCAACAGTCCGATCTGGCGGTTCCGCTTCCTTCGAACGAGACATTGAGCCTGGCCGTGTTCCGGGGGGAGTATGAACGCTCTGTGCACGGCCAGACCGGCGTGCAATGTCGCAACTGTCACCTCGACATCAGCGGATACCCACATCCGGAATTCACCGCCGGAAGCCTCTCGGACTATTCCGCTCAACAGTCCGGGACTTGTGAGATGTGCCATCGAGACCACTACACGAAAGTGGCCGACGAACTGCACACCGAGGCGGGTCGATTGCTGTGTTCCGACTGCCATGATCCGCATACCACGGGCAGCGCACAGCCGGTGTCGGCTGAGGTTCAGGTGTCGTGCAACGAATGCCACTCAGAAGGAGTCACAATCCCGGCAGAGGGAATCCATTCGGCCCCGGAGATTCCCGAACACGGGAGCACGAGCGGCTTCACGATTCTCCTCGTCGTTGGTGGGCTGCTGATAGGTTTCGTCGTCCTCGTATGGCTGGCAATGGTGGCATGGCGGTCTGTGCGACAACGAGGTTGA
- a CDS encoding redoxin domain-containing protein: MTSVDNAIEPSSEGSQRNTKVWIVAGVVGAAFVALAIVFGSRFGVDPRVVESPLVGLPAPHVELEYLDRAGTLNIGDLRGDVVVVNFFASWCIPACRDEHPHLTAAAADYADRGVRFVGIATSDQPEDSIAFLDRYGWGTNYSYLTDPDARAGVEFGTFGVPETFVIDRAGLVTHKFTGAITYDELSAELERVLAGTGSG; the protein is encoded by the coding sequence ATGACCAGCGTAGACAACGCCATCGAACCAAGCTCGGAAGGCTCTCAACGGAACACGAAAGTCTGGATTGTCGCCGGTGTCGTCGGCGCGGCTTTCGTCGCTCTGGCCATCGTGTTCGGAAGCAGGTTCGGTGTCGATCCCCGGGTCGTTGAGTCACCGCTGGTGGGACTTCCTGCTCCGCACGTTGAACTCGAGTATCTCGATCGGGCCGGCACCCTCAACATAGGCGACCTCAGAGGCGACGTCGTCGTTGTCAACTTCTTTGCTTCCTGGTGCATCCCTGCTTGCCGGGACGAACACCCGCACCTCACCGCGGCAGCCGCCGACTACGCGGACCGCGGAGTCCGGTTCGTCGGCATCGCCACCAGCGATCAGCCGGAAGACAGCATCGCCTTCCTGGACAGGTATGGATGGGGTACCAACTACTCGTACTTGACCGACCCGGATGCCAGGGCAGGTGTGGAGTTCGGAACGTTCGGCGTACCCGAGACCTTCGTGATCGACCGGGCCGGCCTGGTGACCCACAAGTTCACCGGTGCGATCACGTACGACGAACTCTCAGCCGAGCTCGAGAGAGTCCTGGCCGGAACCGGATCTGGGTGA
- a CDS encoding cytochrome c-type biogenesis protein, whose translation MSDSVRKTIAAVVTIALAVVVVVGLIQGDESDEDRARAIGSRVKCPVCQGVAIADSPSETARAMMDVVEERIAEGWSDDQIIDYFTERYTDSIVIDPPFAGNTLMVWLIPILAVVAGVYLIFTRRTAPATESSEVRQ comes from the coding sequence ATGTCTGACTCGGTTCGCAAGACCATCGCCGCCGTCGTCACCATCGCTCTGGCGGTTGTCGTCGTCGTCGGACTGATCCAGGGTGACGAGAGCGATGAAGATCGCGCCCGTGCGATCGGCAGTCGCGTGAAATGCCCCGTCTGCCAGGGAGTGGCGATAGCCGATTCACCTTCTGAAACGGCGCGAGCCATGATGGACGTGGTCGAGGAACGAATCGCAGAAGGCTGGTCGGACGATCAGATCATCGACTACTTCACCGAGCGTTACACCGACAGCATCGTGATCGACCCGCCCTTCGCCGGAAACACGCTCATGGTTTGGCTTATTCCGATACTGGCGGTAGTCGCCGGCGTTTACCTGATCTTCACCCGGCGCACGGCTCCGGCAACCGAATCCAGCGAGGTACGGCAGTGA
- a CDS encoding tetratricopeptide repeat protein, with product MTNFNQEAYDRAVGRRELAKTDLEELAQQVEDGEIDASTAAGLRTGYEAELAAAEATLAALGKPPAPKKTPPAGKQSGSSPALSPAEQGREDTAGLNRRWLVGAGILIAALAVILISVQNSSEPEQTAAPTFPQSAGCAELEAAMDAHPGNEFRLAVADCYAETGDAMSAISHYQAVLDGDPTDIERASASFGLGFLNLQIGRMPEAADLFKVATENDDQNYDAKYWYGMMLIYELDRYADGVPYLEEVLELPNLDPDTIANIEEALAFEGGGNQGS from the coding sequence GTGACCAACTTCAATCAGGAGGCATACGACCGCGCAGTCGGCCGGCGAGAGCTGGCGAAGACCGACCTCGAGGAACTCGCCCAGCAAGTCGAAGACGGCGAAATAGACGCCTCTACCGCTGCCGGACTTCGCACCGGGTATGAGGCGGAACTGGCTGCGGCCGAAGCAACCCTTGCCGCACTCGGCAAGCCGCCCGCGCCGAAGAAGACACCACCCGCAGGCAAGCAATCCGGATCATCCCCGGCCCTGTCTCCCGCCGAGCAGGGCCGGGAGGATACCGCCGGACTGAACAGACGCTGGCTGGTAGGTGCCGGGATCCTCATTGCAGCCCTCGCCGTGATACTCATCTCGGTGCAGAACTCGAGCGAGCCGGAGCAGACGGCCGCCCCGACATTCCCTCAATCAGCCGGCTGCGCCGAACTGGAAGCGGCCATGGACGCTCATCCGGGCAACGAGTTCCGCCTGGCGGTTGCGGATTGCTACGCCGAGACGGGCGATGCCATGTCGGCAATCTCTCATTACCAAGCGGTACTGGACGGAGACCCGACGGACATCGAGAGGGCGAGCGCGTCGTTTGGCCTCGGTTTCCTCAATCTACAAATCGGAAGAATGCCCGAGGCAGCCGACCTGTTCAAGGTCGCAACCGAGAACGACGACCAGAACTACGACGCCAAGTACTGGTACGGCATGATGCTCATCTACGAACTCGACCGTTATGCGGACGGCGTTCCGTACCTGGAGGAAGTGCTGGAGTTGCCGAACCTCGATCCAGACACGATCGCCAACATCGAAGAAGCTCTTGCCTTCGAAGGTGGAGGGAACCAAGGATCATGA